A region of Streptomyces sp. TG1A-60 DNA encodes the following proteins:
- a CDS encoding DUF5326 family protein — protein sequence MREIFAGLPWWVKWIAVPVIALLVFGGLIVSVVQVVVGLLFKALVFVALVGGLIYVVKKFTAGSSSRGDW from the coding sequence ATGCGGGAGATCTTCGCGGGGTTGCCGTGGTGGGTGAAGTGGATCGCGGTGCCGGTCATCGCCCTGCTGGTGTTCGGAGGGCTGATAGTCAGCGTCGTCCAGGTCGTGGTCGGCCTGCTCTTCAAGGCGCTGGTCTTCGTGGCGCTGGTCGGCGGACTGATCTACGTCGTCAAGAAGTTCACGGCGGGTTCCTCGTCGCGCGGCGACTGGTGA
- a CDS encoding low molecular weight protein-tyrosine-phosphatase — MTYRVCFVCTGNICRSPMAESVFRARVAEAGLDGLVEVDSAGTGGWHEGDAADPRTVSVLEANGYATVHAARQFQASWFSRLDLVIALDEGHLKALRRLAPTSADAAKIRLLRSYDPAAGDDLDVPDPYYGGREGFEECLNLVEAASPGLLAAVREKVEERAA, encoded by the coding sequence ATGACCTACCGAGTCTGCTTCGTCTGCACCGGCAACATCTGCCGCTCCCCGATGGCCGAGTCGGTTTTCCGCGCGCGCGTCGCGGAGGCCGGGCTCGACGGCCTGGTCGAGGTCGACAGCGCGGGCACCGGCGGATGGCACGAGGGTGACGCCGCCGATCCGCGCACCGTCTCCGTCCTGGAGGCGAACGGCTACGCCACCGTCCACGCGGCCCGCCAGTTCCAGGCCTCCTGGTTCTCCCGCCTGGATCTGGTCATCGCCCTCGACGAAGGCCACCTCAAGGCGCTGCGCCGCCTCGCACCCACCTCGGCGGACGCGGCCAAGATCCGACTCCTGCGCTCCTACGACCCCGCCGCGGGCGACGACCTCGACGTTCCCGACCCCTACTACGGGGGCAGGGAAGGCTTCGAGGAGTGCCTGAACCTCGTGGAGGCGGCAAGTCCGGGGCTGCTGGCCGCCGTACGCGAGAAGGTGGAGGAACGGGCCGCATGA
- a CDS encoding phage holin family protein, giving the protein MMNFLVKTIANAGALAVAVWLLDKITLTGDSTGKKVGTLLLVALVFGLVNAVVKPLVKLLTLPLFILTLGLFTLVVNALMLLLTSWLADKVDLSFHVEGFWTAVLGGLIISIVSWALHLVLPDAD; this is encoded by the coding sequence ATGATGAATTTCCTAGTCAAGACGATCGCCAACGCGGGCGCCCTGGCGGTCGCCGTATGGCTGCTCGACAAGATCACGCTCACCGGGGACAGCACGGGCAAGAAGGTTGGCACACTGCTGCTGGTCGCGCTCGTCTTCGGCCTGGTGAACGCGGTGGTCAAGCCGCTGGTGAAGCTGCTCACCCTCCCACTGTTCATCCTGACGCTCGGCCTGTTCACGCTGGTCGTTAACGCCCTGATGCTGCTGCTGACCTCCTGGCTCGCCGACAAGGTCGACCTGAGCTTCCATGTGGAGGGCTTCTGGACCGCCGTCCTCGGCGGCCTGATCATCTCGATCGTCTCCTGGGCACTCCACCTCGTCCTGCCCGACGCGGACTGA
- a CDS encoding cupin domain-containing protein, whose amino-acid sequence MKAFRLDELEAERAANDGAYLQFLRERNMSVGLYALDAGDLDPQNPHGQDEVYLVVSGRASITVGLETTQVARGSVVYVPAGVAHKFHHITEDLRVVVVFSPPEG is encoded by the coding sequence ATGAAGGCATTCCGGCTGGACGAACTGGAGGCGGAGCGCGCTGCCAATGACGGTGCCTACCTGCAGTTCCTGCGTGAGCGGAACATGTCGGTCGGCCTGTACGCGCTGGACGCCGGTGATCTCGACCCGCAGAACCCGCACGGCCAGGACGAGGTGTACCTCGTCGTGAGCGGCCGTGCCTCGATCACGGTCGGCCTGGAGACCACGCAGGTGGCGCGTGGCAGTGTCGTGTACGTGCCCGCCGGTGTCGCCCACAAGTTCCACCACATCACCGAGGACCTGAGGGTCGTGGTGGTGTTCTCTCCGCCGGAGGGCTGA